From the genome of Acropora palmata chromosome 4, jaAcrPala1.3, whole genome shotgun sequence, one region includes:
- the LOC141878875 gene encoding COMM domain-containing protein 8-like: MADGAIEDNHRKGLRLLKKCSKIEAEKVTHALLDSICSGKTLRYEIFGKLWTIEEWKLFQEAGKEELMQFIAKGLSKEQITTELERHSLSAELNQAVLDCLWPRREEMKQSLVQSTAMVSNAYLKDFDWKVKMIMASDRLASIREPTLTLDFNIDEHGEEKHISVELTSDELKNLISSLESANKVVMQLKK; encoded by the exons atggcggatggAGCAATTGAGGACAACCACAGGAAAGGTCTACGTTTACTGAAAAAATGTTCGAAAATAGAGGCAGAGAAG gtTACACATGCACTGCTTGATAGTATTTGCTCTGGGAAGACCCTGAGATATGAAATTTTTGGCAAACTTTGGACCATCGAAGAATGGAAATTGTTTCAGGAAGCTGGAAAAGAAGAATTAATGCAGTTTATAGCTAAAGGGCTCAGCAAAGAACAG ATAACTACAGAACTTGAAAGACATTCTCTTTCTGCTGAGCTGAACCAGGCTGTTTTGGACTGCCTGTGGCCCCGACGAGAGGAGATGAAACAGAGCTTAGTTCAAAGTACTGCAATGGTATCAAATGCTTACTTGAAAGACTTTGATTGGAAAGTTAAG ATGATAATGGCTAGTGATAGGTTAGCCAGCATTAGAGAACCCACACTCACTTTGGATTTTAATATTGATGAGCATGGTGAGGAGAAACATATCTCAGTAGAACTTACAAGTGATGAACTTAAGAATCTCATATCCTCCTTAGAGAGTGCAAACAAG GTTGTGATGCAGTTAAAGAAGTAG
- the LOC141878869 gene encoding kinesin-like protein KIF9, translating to MLQEGNGRVKVFARIRPTAKFAQDMIELLPDRKSINIRCKKDLRRGYINNQILDWKFHLDGVLHNTSQSDVFDECAEDIVTKALTGYNGTILAYGQTGAGKTFTMTGSTEKFQHRGIIPRAIQQIFREIREMREHSISVRISYLEIYNERMFDLLGSLPGVPPTDPSLMAVTEDDDGYTRVKGLSVHQANCEEEALNLLFEGETNRIIGQHSLNKRSSRSHCVFTVHIESHSRVESNTKYVTSKLNFVDLAGSERLGKTLSEGETQVEAMYINKSLTFLEQAVIALGDRRRDHVPFRQSKLTHVLKDSIGGKCNTLLIANIWGEAAHIEETLSTMRFGSRMMNVPSQPAIAEHFDMLRLCKQHEKEIRTLRQELAMHDTLTNRSQISYEPLSESQIHDVREQVKRFLAGELNEIELVNVRQIKETFAQFRVILNSVQSGMEERLKQKSVREDREGATSTAGGKARTLRDDVRVLVGEVDGQGFGVGVSAPGVKPNVSTLLGTRKVKSRGKGKERDSAKSAFQGGVGQTDRQGGDDGQDRPQSPSGQSPTQRAVTPPPKNDAFEEFKQERGSEINRILNQNKEILRQKKKKAKELSCSVNSLKDEINDIGATLENREHERLEQGEFRTDDGQIVIDEDEYELLRKIKELKLRYRRDYEELLNTKSEVIYCEKLVSQCRQRLLSEFDNWYAESFLGDDNAAPTIGRVVQVPEDEQEKFDRLQLDLLMEHPDSVPYYNAKMQTERRMHLSDSGGSQKMRRPGAVIATVRNKPPTRLTVT from the exons ATGCTTCAGGAAGGTAATGGACGAGTCAAAGTGTTCGCCAGAATTCGACCTACGGCGAAATTCGCTCAGGACATGATCGAACTGTTGCCGGATAGAAAATCGATCAACATCCGATGCAAGAAGGATTTGAGAAGAGGCTACATTAACAACCAAATACTCGACTGGAAGTTTCACTTGGATGGCGTCTTGCATAATACCAGCCAGAGCGACGTGTTCGACGAGTGCGCTGAAGATATTGTGACTAAAGCGCTGACAGGTTACAACGGAACCATTTTGGCTTATGGACAAACTGGAGCAGGAAAAACTTTCACCATGACTGGTTCGACAGAGAAGTTTCAACATCGTGGAATTATTCCCCGAGCAATACAACAGATTTTCAGAGAAATTCGTGAAATGCGTGAACACTCCATTAGCGTTCGAATATCTTACTTGGAGATTTACAATGAACGGATGTTTGATTTGTTGGGTAGTCTACCGGGAGTGCCTCCCACAGATCCCTCACTGATGGCAGTCACAGAGGATGATGATGGATACACAAGGGTAAAAGGGCTCAGTGTTCATCAAGCAAACTGTGAGGAAGAAGCACTGAACCTTCTGTTTGAG GGCGAAACAAATCGGATTATTGGTCAACATTCCCTCAATAAGCGATCATCACGTTCTCACTGCGTCTTTACCGTCCATATCGAATCCCACTCGCGTGTAGAGTCCAACACGAAATATGTCACTTCTAAACTCAACTTCGTGGACCTGGCTGGGTCAGAGAGGCTTGGGAAAACGCTATCGGAAGGTGAAACGCAAGTAGAAGCCATGTATATCAACAAATCGCTGACGTTTTTGGAGCAAGCTGTCATCGCACTTGGAGACAGACGCCGTGACCATGTCCCATTCAGGCAGAGCAAGCTTACTCATGTATTGAAGGACTCTATTGGGGGAAAATGCAACACCCTTCTCATAGCGAATATCTGGGGGGAAGCTGCGCATATAGAAGAAACG CTATCCACTATGCGCTTTGGCAGCCGAATGATGAATGTTCCTTCACAGCCAGCCATAGCGGAACACTTTGATATGCTACGTCTGTGTAAACAACACGAGAAAGAAATTCGCACTCTCCGTCAAGAGCTAGCTATGCATGATACGCTGACTAACCGAAGCCAAATCTCTTACGAGCCGCTGTCTGAGTCACAAATCCATGATGTCCGTGAGCAAGTCAAGCGATTCTTGGCCGGAGAACTTAACGAGATTGAACTTGTAAATGTTCGGCAAATAAAGGAGACTTTCGCTCAGTTTCGGGTGATTCTAAACTCCGTGCAGTCGGGAATGGAAGAGAGGCTCAAGCAGAAGTCTGTCCGGGAAGACCGAGAAGGCGCTACATCGA CCGCTGGTGGCAAAGCACGAACCCTCCGTGATGATGTTAGGGTATTGGTCGGAGAGGTAGACGGTCAGGGTTTTGGCGTTGGAGTTTCAGCGCCTGGGGTGAAACCGAATGTGTCTACCCTACTTGGTACCAGAAAGGTGAAGAGCCGaggcaaaggaaaagaaagagacaGTGCAAAATCTGCTTTTCAAGGTGGTGTTGGTCAGACGGACAGACAAGGTGGTGATGACGGACAAGACAGACCTCAGTCACCCTCCGGCCAGTCTCCTACCCAACGTGCAGTAACACCACCCCCTAAGAACGATGCGTTCGAGGAGTTTAAACAGGAGAGGGGAAGCGAGATAAACCGCATCctcaatcaaaacaaag AAATTCTTCgccagaaaaagaagaaagccaAAGAGCTTTCATGCTCTGTAAACAGCCTGAAAGATGAGATCAACGACATCGGGGCGACGCTTGAAAACCGAGAACACGAACGACTAGAACAGGGAGAGTTTCGAACGGACGATGGTCAAATCGTGATCGACGAAGATGAATATGAACTGCTTCGAAAGATAAAAGAATTGAAGTTACGTTACCGGCGTGATTACGAAGAACTGCTCAACACTAAATCTGAGGTGATCTATTGTGAAAAGCTCGTAAGCCAGTGCAGGCAACGCCTGTTATCGGAGTTCGACAACTGGTACGCCGAATCATTCCTTGGAGACGATAATGCGGCGCCGACGATCGGCCGGGTCGTACAAGTACCCGAAGACGAGCAAGAGAAATTCGACCGGCTTCAATTGGACTTGTTGATGGAACACCCCGATTCCGTTCCTTACTACAACGCCAAGATGCAAACTGAAAGAAGAATGCATCTGTCTGACAGCGGTGGATCTCAGAAAATGAGAAGGCCTGGGGCAGTTATTGCTACGGTACGGAACAAACCACCAACAAGATTGACTGTCACATGA